A region from the Linepithema humile isolate Giens D197 chromosome 1, Lhum_UNIL_v1.0, whole genome shotgun sequence genome encodes:
- the Abcd3 gene encoding ATP-binding cassette sub-family D member 3 → MAPTLSKFATRRTLAGAVAISTLIWILKNRSRRRSPKSRNQWPVGNDIQYVIKEEKPKSPKAQVNAVFFRKLWTLLKIGIPGVLSPEFGYVLLIAITLVSRTLCDLWLINKGTLIETAIVNMDGSLFKQHLSVMVVMLPVISIVTNIMKYGLSEIKLRLRTNITRYLMDQYLKGFTYYKMSNLDTRIANPDQLLTTDVDKFCDSCTDLYSNIAKPLFDIGLYVYRLTTTLGGQTPFLLLSYLVVAGTFLTHLRKPIGTLTVKEQRLEGEYRHINSRLITNSEEIAFYAGNNREKLTMLASFYKLVTHLRKFLEFKVLMGVLDNFVAKYFATVVGFYAVSRPFFQKDHAILSGTPDHRFKSYYTYGRMLVKMAEAIGRLVLAGRELTRLAGLTMRVTEIKNVLDDLNAGKYVRTMVSESKAIGYPGGGKIIPRDNIIRFDCVPLVTPNGDVLIKELSFEVKSGMNVLVCGPNGCGKSSMFRILGELWPVWAGTITKPPRGKLFYIPQRPYMTLGTLRDQIIYPHTKAEMMRRGNANDEDLKKFLDLVQLTHLLDRENLANSEGQGWDVVADWMDVLSGGEKQRIAMARLFYHKPQFAILDECTSAVSVDVEDSMYTYCKQENITLFTVSHRRSLWKHHEYYLHMDGRGTYEYKPIEQDTIEFGS, encoded by the exons ATGGCACCAACACTCAGCAAATTCGCCACAAGACGCACGCTGGCTGGCGCGGTGGCGATCAGCACGTTGATATGGATACTGAAAAACCGCAGCAGAAGACGATCGCCGAAGTCGAG AAATCAGTGGCCGGTCGGCAATGACATTCAGTATGTCATCAAGGAG GAGAAACCGAAGAGTCCTAAGGCGCAGGTGAATGCCGTTTTTTTCCGCAAACTCTGGACGTTGCTCAAAATCGGTATTCCCGGTGTGCTGTCACCGGAATTCGGCTATGTTCTCTTAATTGCCATCACCTTGGTCAGCAGGACCTTGTGTGACTTGTGGTTAATCAACAAAGGCACTCTGATAGAAAC AGCAATCGTCAACATGGATGGGTCGTTGTTTAAGCAACATTTATCAGTTATGGTTGTGATGTTGCCAGTA atttcgaTTGTAACCAACATAATGAAATATGGTCtaagtgaaataaaattgaggtTACGTACAAATATCACTCGTTATTTGATGGATCAGTATCTTAA AGGCtttacttattacaaaatgaGCAATCTGGACACTCGTATCGCGAATCCAGATCAACTTTTGACTACGGACgttgataaattttgcgaTAGCTGTACAGATCTTTATAGTAATATAGCGAAACCTTTATTCGACATCGGTCTTTATGTGTATAGATTAACAACCACTCTCGGTGGACag acacCATTCTTGTTACTCTCCTATCTAGTAGTAGCTGGTACTTTTCTGACTCACCTTCGAAAGCCTATTGGGACATTAACGGTCAAAGAACAACGACTGGAAGGAGAGTATCGCCATATTAATTCgagattaattacaaattcggAGGAAATAGCGTTCTATGCAGGAAATAATAGAGAAAAGTTGACGATGTTAGCCAGTTTTTACAAATTA gtAACTCATCTTCgtaaatttttggaatttaaGGTCCTTATGGGTGTTTTAGACAACTTTGTTGCAAAAT attttgctACCGTAGTCGGTTTCTATGCGGTGAGCAGACCCTTCTTCCAGAAAGACCATGCTATACTCTCCGGTACACCTGATCATCGATTTAAATCGTATTATACGTACGGCCGAATGCTGGTGAAAATGGCCGAAGCGATTGGCCGATTGGTGCTGGCCGGCAGAGAACTTACCCGCTTGGCGGGGCTTACAATGCGGGTCACTGAGATCAAGAATGTCCTCGACGATTTGAATGCCGGGAAATACGTGAGAACGATGGTGTCTGAGAGCAAGGCGATCGGTTATCCCGGTGGCGGCAAGATCATTCCGCGCGACAATATTATACGGTTCGATTGTGTTCCTTTGGTGACACCGAATGGAGACGTGCTCATCAAGGAACTATCGTTTGAAGTAAAGTCGGGAATGAACGTACTAGTTTGTGGTCCGAACGGTTGCGGCAAGAGCTCTATGTTTAGAATTCTCGGCGAA CTTTGGCCAGTTTGGGCTGGAACTATCACGAAACCGCCACGTGGTAAATTATTCTACATACCGCAACGTCCTTACATGACGTTGGGCACGTTGAGAGACCAGATCATCTATCCTCACACAAAAGCCGAGATGATGAGGCGCGGTAATGCCAACGACGAGGATCTTAAGAAATTCTTGGATTTGGTGCAACTGACTCATCTATTGGACAGAGAAAACCTTGCCAACAGTGAGGGACAAGGTTGGGACGTGGTGGCCGATTGGATGGACGTCTTATCGGGTGGCGAAAAACAGCGTATTGCA ATGGCTCggttattttatcataaacctcaatttgcaattctGGACGAATGCACGAGTGCAGTCAGCGTTGACGTCGAAGACTCCATGTACACGTACTgcaaacaagaaaatattacattgtttaCGGTCTCCCACCGTCGATCTCTCTGGAAACATCACGAG